In Deltaproteobacteria bacterium, a single genomic region encodes these proteins:
- a CDS encoding NYN domain-containing protein, whose amino-acid sequence MHIIIDGYNLIRQSDHLRSADRRSLEAGRNALIQFLMPYKRGRGHAITIVFDAWDGDSPREERDRQGDIDIVYSRRGRKADDVIKEMVEKRRGTETVVVTSDRDISRHVVRQGTSSISSPEFERAVRRFYEGTAFPAEPEAYEGTRERAGKGTKKIGPARRSSRGARDYQKRIRKL is encoded by the coding sequence ATGCATATCATCATCGACGGCTACAACCTGATCCGTCAGTCCGATCACCTGAGGTCCGCGGACCGTCGGAGCCTGGAGGCCGGACGAAATGCCCTGATTCAGTTTCTGATGCCGTACAAACGGGGACGGGGCCATGCCATAACCATCGTCTTTGATGCTTGGGACGGCGACAGCCCCCGGGAAGAACGGGATCGTCAGGGGGACATCGACATCGTGTATTCACGGCGGGGGAGAAAAGCGGATGACGTGATCAAGGAAATGGTGGAAAAACGGAGGGGAACGGAGACGGTCGTGGTGACATCCGACCGGGATATCTCGCGTCATGTCGTGCGCCAGGGGACCTCGTCGATTTCTTCGCCCGAGTTTGAAAGGGCCGTGAGGAGATTTTATGAAGGGACCGCTTTCCCCGCGGAGCCGGAAGCATATGAAGGGACCCGGGAACGTGCGGGGAAGGGCACGAAAAAGATAGGTCCCGCGCGAAGGAGTTCCCGCGGAGCAAGGGATTACCAAAAAAGAATCAGGAAGCTTTAG